The following proteins come from a genomic window of Candidatus Francisella endociliophora:
- a CDS encoding complex I subunit 4 family protein has product MNLGNYLLSLIIWLPIVGGFVVLATRTKELHGDAARWVALVFSCLTVALCIPLVTSFDYSSSAMQFQESAKWFTVFGMHDIYYSLGVDGFSVLFIVLTSFATLVIVLAAWTSIKTKVRQYMAIFLITCGLTNGVFCATDSILYYVFWEALLIPTCLGIGIWGGKNKAYAAVKYFMYTFFGSVFLLAAILYIQTRVAGSSSDILVNADTYSIQNFIAWATQSQGLTDTVKFTLTAQWLVFGAFFLAFAVKIPMWPFHSWLPDAHSEAPAGGSVILAALMLKLGAYGFLRFAIPMLPEVTATLGYALIIMSLIAIVYVGVVAVAQTDVKRLIAYSSISHMGLVTLGMFSIFILKNADPMLGTTHAQMALQGAVFQMIAHAFSSGGMFIGIGYLYLRMHTRNISDFSGVAKTMPIFATFFLLFCMANVGLPGTSGFVGEFMILLAVFQYSPLIALIAGLTLVIAPIYTLWMYKRVFFGEVVSTQVANLTDLNRMELFVFILLAIPTLLFGLYPEPILHLSEAASAHIVGLSL; this is encoded by the coding sequence ATGAATTTAGGTAATTACTTATTAAGCTTGATAATATGGCTCCCAATAGTCGGTGGTTTTGTTGTTTTAGCAACAAGGACTAAAGAGTTACATGGGGATGCGGCACGCTGGGTTGCATTAGTGTTTAGCTGCTTAACTGTAGCGTTATGTATCCCATTAGTTACTTCTTTTGACTATAGTAGTTCTGCAATGCAATTCCAAGAATCTGCGAAATGGTTCACAGTGTTTGGTATGCATGATATCTACTATAGCTTGGGTGTCGATGGTTTCTCTGTGTTGTTTATCGTTTTAACTTCTTTTGCAACGCTTGTGATCGTATTAGCAGCATGGACTTCTATCAAGACTAAAGTTAGACAATACATGGCAATCTTTTTGATTACATGTGGCTTAACAAATGGTGTATTTTGTGCGACTGACTCAATTTTGTATTATGTGTTCTGGGAGGCTTTACTAATCCCTACTTGTCTTGGTATAGGTATTTGGGGTGGTAAGAATAAAGCTTATGCAGCAGTTAAATACTTTATGTATACATTCTTTGGATCAGTATTTTTATTGGCTGCTATCTTATATATTCAAACAAGAGTAGCCGGATCATCTTCAGATATTTTAGTAAATGCAGATACCTATTCAATCCAAAACTTTATCGCTTGGGCAACACAATCTCAAGGTTTAACGGATACTGTTAAGTTTACTCTTACAGCACAATGGCTTGTGTTTGGAGCATTTTTCTTAGCTTTTGCTGTTAAGATTCCTATGTGGCCATTCCATTCTTGGTTGCCAGATGCTCACTCAGAGGCGCCTGCTGGTGGTTCTGTAATTCTAGCAGCTCTTATGCTTAAGCTTGGTGCCTATGGTTTCTTAAGATTTGCTATTCCTATGCTACCAGAAGTTACAGCTACTTTAGGTTATGCTTTGATCATCATGTCTTTGATTGCAATTGTGTATGTTGGTGTAGTCGCGGTGGCTCAAACTGATGTTAAGAGATTGATTGCATATTCATCAATATCTCACATGGGTCTAGTAACTCTTGGCATGTTTTCAATATTTATTTTGAAAAATGCTGATCCAATGCTTGGTACTACCCATGCACAAATGGCATTACAAGGTGCTGTTTTTCAGATGATTGCACATGCATTTTCATCTGGCGGTATGTTTATTGGTATTGGTTATCTATATCTAAGAATGCATACTAGAAATATCTCTGATTTTTCTGGTGTGGCAAAAACTATGCCAATATTTGCAACATTTTTCTTACTTTTCTGTATGGCTAATGTTGGTTTACCTGGTACAAGTGGTTTTGTTGGTGAGTTTATGATCTTACTAGCAGTTTTCCAATATTCCCCATTGATAGCATTGATTGCAGGGTTAACTCTTGTAATTGCTCCAATATATACATTATGGATGTATAAGAGAGTATTCTTTGGTGAAGTTGTATCTACACAAGTAGCGAATCTTACAGATTTAAATAGAATGGAGCTATTTGTATTTATATTGTTAGCGATACCAACTTTGTTGTTTGGTTTATATCCAGAGCCGATACTGCATCTGTCTGAGGCAGCGTCAGCACATATTGTTGGTTTATCTCTATAG
- a CDS encoding NADH-quinone oxidoreductase subunit N, which produces MSLSILYILPEILLAVGIIVVMFSGLFLHGKIRNINYIFFQVFVVLALIATFTKDFLLQSSGSVFEGQVVFSGFAYTLQIVILVLALFVALYSREYVKDRKISDGDFYTLLMLCVLGAMVLTAAHSLVTIYVGLELLSLPMYALIAIYRDSGKGLEASIKYFVLGAIASALLLFGMSFVYGMTGELDITSIAHVLAQGNFTGLEQQFLLVCLVMMIATFLFKLGAFPFHMWLPDVYEGAPNAVANIVATIPKVAAFAMLVNILFVGFPSLKDSWIYLFRVIGILSIFFGSLVALSQTNIKRLLGYSTVSQIGFVLLATTLDPQGYALTAASFYVIVYVFTTLAVFGVLTTISVGGYEVQDLKDLKGFNTKDSWLAFILLITLFSMAGIPPFGGFIAKLFVVMGLINDGNYVIACFVLFMAVVASFYYVRVIKTMYFDDPENDETVKPPLTSLVALSVNGLVLLFLGIMPMLLLGVLTQVTNVI; this is translated from the coding sequence ATGAGTTTATCAATACTTTATATATTACCGGAAATATTATTGGCAGTTGGCATCATTGTAGTGATGTTTTCTGGCCTTTTTCTACATGGTAAAATTAGAAATATTAATTATATTTTTTTCCAAGTATTTGTAGTACTTGCTCTTATAGCAACTTTTACAAAAGACTTCTTACTACAGTCAAGTGGTTCAGTATTTGAAGGTCAAGTTGTATTTAGTGGTTTTGCATATACATTACAAATAGTGATTTTGGTTTTAGCCCTTTTTGTAGCTTTATACTCAAGAGAGTATGTTAAAGATAGAAAAATTTCTGATGGTGATTTTTATACATTACTAATGCTATGTGTGCTAGGTGCAATGGTTCTTACAGCAGCACATAGTTTAGTTACTATTTATGTTGGCTTAGAGCTTTTATCTTTACCTATGTACGCTTTAATTGCTATTTATAGAGATTCTGGCAAGGGTCTTGAGGCATCTATTAAGTATTTTGTATTAGGTGCAATTGCGTCAGCATTATTACTATTTGGTATGTCATTCGTATATGGTATGACGGGAGAGCTTGACATTACAAGCATTGCTCATGTATTAGCTCAAGGAAACTTTACAGGCTTAGAGCAACAGTTCTTACTTGTATGCCTAGTAATGATGATTGCAACATTCTTATTTAAGCTTGGTGCTTTTCCTTTTCATATGTGGTTACCAGATGTTTATGAAGGTGCGCCTAATGCTGTAGCAAATATTGTAGCTACAATTCCAAAAGTTGCTGCTTTTGCGATGCTTGTGAATATTTTATTTGTAGGCTTTCCTTCGCTTAAAGATTCTTGGATATATCTATTTAGAGTTATTGGAATACTGTCGATCTTCTTTGGTAGTTTAGTGGCATTGTCACAAACTAATATTAAGAGACTACTTGGTTACTCTACAGTTTCGCAAATTGGTTTTGTACTTCTAGCAACAACTTTAGATCCGCAAGGATATGCTTTAACAGCTGCTAGCTTCTATGTGATCGTATATGTGTTTACAACATTAGCGGTGTTTGGTGTACTTACAACAATTTCTGTTGGTGGTTATGAAGTTCAAGATCTTAAAGATTTGAAAGGCTTTAATACTAAAGATTCTTGGCTAGCATTTATCTTATTGATAACGCTATTCTCGATGGCAGGTATTCCTCCATTTGGTGGGTTTATTGCTAAGCTATTTGTTGTTATGGGGCTGATCAATGATGGGAATTATGTGATTGCGTGTTTCGTGTTATTTATGGCAGTAGTAGCATCATTCTATTATGTCAGAGTTATCAAGACTATGTATTTTGATGATCCAGAAAATGACGAGACAGTTAAACCGCCTTTAACATCTTTAGTAGCATTAAGTGTTAATGGTTTGGTACTTTTATTCTTAGGTATTATGCCAATGCTTCTTTTAGGGGTGCTTACTCAAGTTACTAACGTAATTTAA
- the nuoK gene encoding NADH-quinone oxidoreductase subunit NuoK: MNSISVSVTNGLIFSTILFVISVAGIIINRRNILILLMSIELMLLAVNTNFLIFANMHHQAMGGVFVFFIMAVAAAETAIGLAIVVAIFRKRKTIDLSKLNTLRG; the protein is encoded by the coding sequence ATGAATAGTATCTCTGTTTCAGTTACTAATGGACTGATTTTTAGTACAATTTTATTTGTTATAAGTGTAGCAGGCATTATCATCAATAGAAGAAATATTCTGATACTTTTGATGTCTATCGAGCTAATGCTTCTAGCAGTTAATACAAATTTCTTGATATTTGCTAATATGCATCATCAAGCGATGGGTGGAGTTTTTGTATTCTTTATAATGGCAGTGGCAGCTGCTGAAACAGCTATTGGATTAGCTATAGTTGTTGCAATATTTAGAAAACGTAAGACTATTGATTTAAGTAAACTAAATACACTAAGAGGTTAG
- a CDS encoding NADH-quinone oxidoreductase subunit J, producing the protein MLVTDILFYIFASLAIISALVLVLGNNPVNSVVAMISTFIFTAGVWIILQQVYLALLLIVVYVGAVLVMFLFVVFMLDLHVEKQGRVGRFFYALAAVIVCAVFATIISYAVTHVFADQQMQGGVGGLRIIGSTMFDNNNLYVFELIDFILLAAMTAAITLTLRAKRKDNRAVNPAKQVKVRAKDRLTMVKMPSNKEGSKDE; encoded by the coding sequence ATGCTTGTAACAGATATTTTATTTTATATTTTTGCTTCATTGGCGATAATTTCTGCACTAGTTTTGGTGTTGGGTAACAATCCTGTTAATTCTGTAGTAGCAATGATCTCAACATTTATATTTACAGCTGGGGTATGGATTATATTACAACAAGTATACTTAGCCTTATTGCTAATAGTTGTGTATGTTGGTGCCGTGTTAGTTATGTTTTTATTTGTTGTCTTCATGCTTGATTTACATGTTGAAAAACAAGGTAGAGTTGGAAGATTCTTTTATGCTTTAGCTGCTGTTATTGTTTGTGCTGTATTTGCAACAATTATAAGTTATGCAGTTACTCATGTTTTTGCTGATCAGCAGATGCAGGGGGGCGTAGGTGGTCTAAGAATTATAGGATCTACTATGTTTGATAACAATAATCTATATGTATTTGAGCTGATCGACTTTATATTATTAGCAGCGATGACTGCTGCAATTACTCTAACTCTTAGAGCTAAGCGTAAAGATAATAGAGCTGTTAATCCGGCTAAGCAAGTTAAGGTTAGAGCAAAAGATCGTTTAACTATGGTTAAAATGCCAAGTAATAAAGAGGGCTCTAAAGATGAATAG
- the nuoI gene encoding NADH-quinone oxidoreductase subunit NuoI encodes MRNIANFFKTFLLWELLKGMKVTGKHFFTRKVTVQYPDEKTPISNRFRGLHALRRYENGEERCIACKLCEVVCPALAITINSTERDDGTRRTSSYEIDLFKCIFCGFCEESCPVDSIVETNILEYHFEERGENIMTKAKLLAIGDKYESQIAADRLQDKDFR; translated from the coding sequence ATGAGAAATATAGCAAATTTTTTTAAAACCTTTTTATTATGGGAGCTTTTAAAGGGAATGAAAGTTACAGGTAAACACTTTTTTACCCGTAAAGTTACTGTTCAATATCCTGATGAGAAGACTCCAATATCAAATAGGTTTAGAGGGCTACATGCTCTTAGACGCTATGAGAATGGCGAAGAAAGGTGTATTGCTTGTAAGCTATGTGAAGTTGTTTGTCCAGCTTTAGCAATTACTATTAATTCAACAGAAAGAGACGATGGTACGCGTAGAACATCAAGTTATGAAATTGATTTATTCAAATGTATCTTTTGTGGTTTTTGTGAGGAGTCATGCCCTGTTGATTCAATTGTTGAGACAAATATTCTTGAGTATCACTTCGAAGAGCGCGGTGAGAATATTATGACAAAAGCTAAACTTCTTGCTATTGGTGATAAATATGAATCACAAATTGCAGCAGATAGATTGCAAGATAAGGATTTTAGGTAG
- the nuoL gene encoding NADH-quinone oxidoreductase subunit L — protein sequence MTINSQIASVLIAVIVLAPLLGALIAGFAGKSIKNAGVNFFTITLCGLSFVLSAILACGVFGSNEVYTVSFYQWAPISNLFSFDVGFTVNKITVYMMLIVTSVSTLVHIYSIGYMKGEEGYARFFAYISGFTFSMLTLVMGNNFLLLFFGWEGVGLFSYLLIGFYFTREKAIVASLRAFLVNRVGDLGFLLGIGAVILYTGSVDYTTVFASLSSIDNTQTIHFLGLSFSPVTLMCSLLFIGAMGKSAQFPLHSWLEGSMEGPTPISALIHAATMVTAGVFMVARLSPMFVLSPAALSFVLIIGAITCLFMGLIAIVQTDIKRVIAYCTLSQLGYMMVAQGAGAFSIGMFHLMTHAMFKALLFLAAGSVIVAMHHEQDIRRMGGLRKYMPVTYICMFIGAWALAALPPFSGFFSKDLIIEAAQSTTVYGHQFAYYMVLACAFVTSFYIFRMFFLVFHGKERMSEKERSHIKESPFSILLPLILLAIPSAFIGEYFFSSILSQDNGLFGNTISSYAQSGLHGMSVTAHLAGESAMQNPMTYMTHSLETVPFWLALSALVLSYVLYIWVPAIPKALATTKSGFGIVYHILVKKYFIDTLYDVIFVSIFLAISNFLWKAVDIFIIDKTVVHGTSNLIYHTGDSFRKIQRGYLFDYAFVMMVGVLLFMILLISV from the coding sequence ATGACAATAAATTCTCAAATAGCATCTGTACTAATCGCGGTTATAGTTTTAGCTCCTTTGTTAGGTGCTTTAATTGCTGGGTTTGCTGGTAAGTCGATCAAGAATGCAGGTGTAAACTTTTTTACAATTACTTTATGTGGACTTTCATTTGTCTTAAGTGCTATTTTAGCTTGTGGTGTATTTGGTAGTAATGAAGTGTATACGGTTAGTTTCTATCAATGGGCGCCTATTTCAAATTTGTTTTCATTTGATGTTGGTTTTACAGTAAATAAGATAACTGTATATATGATGTTGATAGTAACATCTGTATCTACGCTTGTGCATATATATTCTATTGGATATATGAAAGGCGAAGAAGGCTATGCAAGATTCTTTGCATATATCTCAGGCTTTACATTTTCAATGCTTACCTTAGTTATGGGGAATAACTTCTTACTTCTATTCTTTGGTTGGGAAGGTGTTGGTTTATTCTCATACTTGCTTATTGGCTTCTACTTTACTAGAGAGAAAGCGATTGTTGCTAGTTTAAGAGCATTTTTAGTAAATAGGGTTGGTGACTTAGGTTTCTTACTAGGTATCGGCGCAGTTATTTTATATACTGGTTCGGTAGATTACACTACGGTTTTTGCTTCATTATCAAGTATTGATAATACTCAAACAATTCATTTCTTAGGATTAAGTTTTAGTCCAGTTACACTTATGTGTTCATTGTTATTTATAGGTGCAATGGGTAAATCTGCTCAATTTCCACTACATTCTTGGTTAGAGGGGTCAATGGAAGGTCCTACGCCAATTTCAGCATTAATCCATGCTGCAACAATGGTTACAGCTGGTGTATTTATGGTGGCAAGATTATCGCCAATGTTTGTACTATCGCCAGCAGCCCTAAGTTTTGTATTGATAATTGGTGCCATTACTTGTTTGTTTATGGGTCTGATTGCTATTGTTCAAACAGATATTAAGAGGGTTATTGCTTACTGTACTCTATCTCAGCTTGGTTATATGATGGTGGCACAAGGTGCTGGGGCATTCTCAATTGGTATGTTCCATCTTATGACCCATGCAATGTTTAAGGCTTTGTTATTCTTGGCAGCTGGTTCTGTTATTGTTGCTATGCATCATGAGCAAGATATTCGTAGAATGGGAGGCTTAAGAAAATATATGCCTGTTACATATATATGTATGTTTATAGGTGCTTGGGCTCTTGCAGCGTTACCGCCATTCTCTGGTTTCTTCTCAAAAGATTTGATTATTGAGGCTGCTCAATCTACTACTGTATATGGGCATCAGTTTGCATACTACATGGTGTTAGCTTGTGCTTTTGTAACTTCTTTCTATATCTTTAGGATGTTCTTCCTTGTTTTCCATGGAAAAGAGAGAATGTCTGAAAAAGAAAGATCACATATTAAAGAATCACCGTTTAGTATATTGTTACCGTTAATATTGTTAGCAATACCTTCGGCATTTATAGGTGAGTACTTCTTTAGTAGTATTTTATCGCAAGATAATGGTTTATTTGGCAATACTATCAGCTCTTACGCTCAGTCAGGTTTGCATGGTATGTCAGTTACAGCTCATCTTGCTGGTGAGTCTGCTATGCAAAATCCTATGACCTATATGACTCACTCACTAGAAACAGTACCTTTCTGGTTGGCGCTAAGTGCTTTAGTTTTGTCGTATGTATTGTATATATGGGTTCCAGCTATTCCAAAAGCTTTAGCAACTACGAAATCTGGTTTTGGGATTGTTTATCATATTTTGGTCAAAAAGTATTTTATTGACACTTTATATGATGTCATATTTGTAAGTATTTTCTTAGCTATTAGTAATTTCCTATGGAAAGCTGTAGATATCTTTATTATAGATAAAACTGTTGTGCATGGTACATCTAACTTGATATACCATACAGGTGATAGCTTTAGAAAGATACAGCGTGGATATTTGTTCGACTATGCATTTGTAATGATGGTCGGTGTATTATTATTTATGATTTTGCTAATTTCTGTATAG
- the gnd gene encoding decarboxylating NADP(+)-dependent phosphogluconate dehydrogenase, translating into MSFQNTEKKASIAVVGLGVMGQNLILNIADKGYKVVAYNREKASVDNFLEENKQNSNIIGSHSAKEMVEKLSNPKIVFLMVKAGWVVDSFLDEIVPFLNEGDVVIDGGNSNYLDTQRRSSELSEKGIHFIGAGISGGEEGARYGASIMPGGDQKAWPIVRDILQAISAKTTDGESCCKWIGQGGSGHFVKMVHNGIEYGDMQLISEVYHFMKVALSLENDQMAGVFEDWNENSMLKSYLIEITAKILEFKDSDGQYVLDYILDRAGQKGTGKWTAMESLDVGSPLTLIAESVFARFLSSQKDTRVKAENFYCCVKERRVELSEEIIKDLQQALLFAKIISYAQGFMLMKEASDKNEWKLNYGDIALVWREGCIIRSVFLNDIKSAYSKNPELENLLFDDYFKGVIKETLPSIRSIASLAIKAGIPMPALNSAITFFDGFTTARLPANLLQAQRDYFGAHTYQRVDRGESEFFHTNWNI; encoded by the coding sequence ATGAGTTTTCAAAATACAGAAAAAAAAGCAAGTATAGCAGTAGTTGGCTTAGGCGTGATGGGGCAAAACCTTATTCTTAATATCGCTGACAAAGGATATAAGGTCGTTGCATATAATAGAGAAAAAGCGAGTGTAGATAATTTTCTAGAAGAGAATAAGCAAAACTCTAACATAATTGGCTCACATAGTGCTAAAGAAATGGTTGAGAAATTGAGCAACCCTAAGATAGTTTTTTTAATGGTAAAAGCTGGTTGGGTTGTTGATAGTTTTCTAGATGAGATTGTTCCTTTTCTTAATGAGGGTGATGTGGTAATCGATGGAGGGAACTCTAATTATCTAGATACTCAGAGAAGAAGTAGTGAGCTATCTGAAAAGGGTATTCATTTCATTGGTGCTGGTATATCAGGAGGTGAAGAGGGTGCAAGATATGGTGCATCAATAATGCCTGGTGGAGATCAAAAAGCATGGCCAATTGTTAGAGATATACTACAGGCGATCTCTGCTAAAACTACTGATGGAGAGTCATGTTGTAAATGGATAGGGCAAGGAGGCTCTGGCCATTTTGTCAAAATGGTTCATAATGGAATTGAGTATGGTGATATGCAGCTTATCTCTGAGGTTTATCATTTTATGAAAGTTGCTCTAAGTCTTGAAAATGATCAAATGGCAGGAGTTTTTGAGGATTGGAATGAAAACTCTATGCTGAAGAGCTACCTTATCGAAATTACAGCGAAAATTTTAGAGTTTAAAGACAGTGATGGCCAGTATGTTTTAGATTATATTTTGGATAGAGCAGGACAAAAAGGCACAGGTAAGTGGACTGCTATGGAGTCATTAGATGTAGGCTCACCTTTGACCTTAATTGCTGAGAGTGTCTTCGCTCGATTTTTATCTTCACAAAAGGACACTCGAGTAAAAGCTGAGAACTTTTATTGTTGTGTAAAGGAAAGAAGAGTAGAGCTCTCAGAAGAAATTATTAAAGATCTACAACAAGCTTTATTATTCGCGAAAATCATATCTTATGCCCAAGGATTTATGCTTATGAAAGAAGCTTCTGACAAAAATGAATGGAAGTTGAATTATGGTGATATAGCGCTTGTATGGAGAGAGGGGTGTATTATCAGAAGTGTATTTTTAAATGATATAAAATCGGCATATAGTAAAAATCCTGAGTTAGAAAATCTATTGTTTGATGACTATTTTAAGGGAGTTATAAAAGAAACACTCCCTAGCATAAGGTCTATAGCAAGTTTAGCGATTAAAGCTGGTATACCAATGCCAGCTTTAAATTCAGCTATAACATTTTTTGATGGTTTTACAACAGCTAGATTACCAGCTAACTTGCTACAAGCCCAGAGAGATTATTTTGGTGCCCATACATATCAGAGGGTTGATAGAGGTGAGAGCGAGTTTTTTCACACTAACTGGAATATATAG
- a CDS encoding accessory factor UbiK family protein: protein MKEILGPINDVIKNSKESLVNKSLKKLDVVSREEFEVQKKILLKTRQKLESIEAKLDQLLAKKK from the coding sequence ATGAAAGAGATTCTTGGCCCAATAAATGATGTAATCAAAAACTCAAAAGAAAGCTTAGTTAATAAAAGTCTTAAAAAGCTTGATGTAGTGAGCAGAGAAGAGTTTGAAGTACAGAAAAAAATCCTTTTAAAAACTCGCCAAAAACTTGAATCAATAGAGGCAAAATTAGACCAACTTTTAGCTAAGAAAAAATAA
- a CDS encoding gluconokinase, translating to MNNKNLRQLTFPIIVMGVSGCGKSTVGKALSKKLNIPFIDGDILHPESNIKKMKSGTPLTDDDRKDWLKNIGEILASKHIIIACSALKKKYRDQLRSYNNKLHFLHLHGSFSTIENRMTKRSDHYMPISLLESQFSTLEFPKNEKFIVNINIEKSVEEIINEFIEIINK from the coding sequence GTGAACAATAAAAACCTTCGACAACTTACTTTCCCAATTATAGTTATGGGAGTATCAGGGTGTGGAAAATCAACTGTTGGAAAAGCTCTGTCAAAAAAATTAAATATTCCATTTATCGATGGAGATATCTTACACCCAGAATCAAATATCAAAAAAATGAAAAGCGGTACTCCTCTTACAGATGATGATCGAAAGGATTGGCTAAAAAACATTGGAGAGATACTCGCCAGTAAACATATCATAATAGCATGCTCAGCATTAAAGAAAAAATATAGAGATCAGTTAAGATCTTATAATAACAAGCTACATTTTTTGCATTTGCACGGAAGCTTTTCTACTATTGAAAATCGAATGACTAAACGCTCTGATCACTATATGCCCATTAGTTTGCTTGAGAGTCAGTTTTCAACCCTTGAGTTCCCCAAAAATGAAAAATTTATAGTAAATATAAATATTGAAAAGAGTGTCGAGGAAATTATTAATGAATTTATTGAGATAATTAATAAATAA
- the gntU gene encoding gluconate transporter, whose product MSSLMLIGIAVFAIFLLLFLVMKVRLHAFVALLLVSIITALLSGQDPSKVADSIQNGMGGTLGFIAVVVGLGAMFGKVMEVTGALDQIANSLIRKFGDNRANIAMTLVGFICAIPLFFDVAFVLLIGIAFAVVRRTDQKMIKIAIALLAGIATCQAYLIPAAGPILVASQLGADYGYMIIFALVISIPAMVLAGPVFGSWISKRVDVDLPDFEDIRESEYEGSVLPTLKLSLFLLLLPLLLIMLKTVVSLFISQNTVFYKWLVFFGHPFTALIISCLCCFYFLGVRRGLSNDKIMAICSTAMQPVGIIILVTGAGGVFKQVLIDSGVGAALGTMLSDSGMPIVLSAFILTAAVRIIQGSATVSMLTASGLILPILQTMHLNGMQLAVVTLAIGGGSIVCSHVNDSGFWLASRYLGMTEKQTLQTWTVMETIIGCTGGIIALIISAFW is encoded by the coding sequence TTGTCTTCTTTAATGTTGATAGGTATTGCAGTGTTTGCAATATTCTTACTTTTATTCTTAGTAATGAAGGTCCGATTACATGCATTTGTAGCTTTACTTCTTGTTTCTATTATAACAGCTCTATTATCTGGTCAGGACCCTTCTAAAGTTGCAGATTCCATACAAAATGGTATGGGAGGAACCTTAGGTTTTATTGCTGTGGTGGTTGGTTTGGGAGCAATGTTTGGTAAAGTTATGGAAGTCACTGGTGCGCTTGATCAAATTGCTAACTCTTTAATAAGGAAGTTTGGAGACAATAGAGCAAATATTGCAATGACTTTAGTTGGCTTTATTTGTGCAATCCCTTTGTTTTTTGATGTAGCATTTGTGTTGCTTATAGGGATAGCTTTTGCAGTAGTGCGAAGAACTGATCAAAAAATGATAAAGATAGCTATCGCACTTTTAGCAGGTATAGCTACTTGTCAGGCGTACCTAATACCAGCAGCTGGGCCAATTCTAGTAGCATCACAATTAGGTGCAGATTATGGATATATGATTATATTTGCATTAGTTATTAGTATCCCAGCCATGGTTCTTGCAGGGCCAGTTTTTGGCAGCTGGATCTCAAAGCGTGTGGATGTTGATCTACCAGATTTTGAAGATATTCGTGAGAGTGAGTATGAAGGTAGTGTATTACCTACATTAAAGTTATCGCTGTTTCTTTTATTATTGCCATTACTTTTGATTATGTTAAAGACAGTTGTATCTTTATTTATAAGTCAAAATACTGTTTTTTATAAATGGCTAGTATTTTTTGGTCATCCTTTTACAGCTTTGATTATATCCTGTTTATGCTGTTTTTATTTCTTAGGAGTGCGCAGAGGCTTGTCAAATGATAAAATTATGGCTATTTGTAGTACAGCAATGCAACCTGTTGGGATAATTATATTAGTTACAGGGGCTGGAGGAGTTTTTAAGCAGGTTTTAATTGACTCAGGTGTTGGTGCTGCTTTAGGAACTATGCTGTCAGATTCAGGGATGCCTATAGTTTTATCAGCATTTATACTGACAGCTGCTGTGCGTATTATTCAAGGCTCTGCGACAGTATCGATGCTTACGGCGAGCGGGCTTATATTGCCAATACTTCAAACAATGCATTTAAATGGTATGCAATTAGCCGTTGTTACATTAGCTATAGGGGGAGGGTCGATTGTATGCTCCCATGTTAATGATTCTGGTTTTTGGCTAGCAAGTCGCTATCTTGGTATGACTGAGAAGCAAACTTTACAGACCTGGACAGTGATGGAGACCATTATAGGTTGTACTGGTGGGATCATTGCACTTATTATTTCTGCCTTTTGGTAG